From Desulfosoma caldarium, the proteins below share one genomic window:
- a CDS encoding uroporphyrinogen decarboxylase/cobalamine-independent methonine synthase family protein, with product MAMELFEPAGRATLVGSMPHTDPERAVRVVLETMPEIPVWPQLPKYAAEQMMLQYLEGLPGVRQKDGRVWVDTENSDQEILAFYEDYLAVETTPSLVDHSRFAMGEATGRTFRLFLDRLTQKLDAVKAIKGQIVGPLTLLSGLTDQHRRALLFDDRLRDIVVKHLAMKALWQVHQLRRCGKPVILFLDEPALAGFGTSAMLTVSADDIKSLITQVAEPLRQAGALVGVHVCANTDWGLMFECPLDIINMDAYQFFDRFVLYRQQCLKFLNQGGIVAWGMVPTSEEALIDTVSAESLAEQWRDNVRTLCGSELSEASVLRQSLVTPSCGCGTLSERHAEQVAELTRDLSRILRGL from the coding sequence ATGGCAATGGAACTTTTTGAACCGGCAGGGCGAGCGACCCTCGTGGGGAGTATGCCGCACACGGACCCCGAAAGGGCCGTGAGAGTGGTTTTGGAGACTATGCCGGAAATTCCTGTCTGGCCTCAGTTGCCCAAGTATGCCGCCGAGCAAATGATGCTCCAGTACCTGGAAGGCCTTCCCGGCGTGCGACAAAAAGACGGTCGGGTGTGGGTGGACACGGAGAATTCGGACCAGGAGATTCTGGCGTTTTATGAAGACTATTTGGCGGTGGAAACCACGCCGTCCCTTGTGGATCATTCTCGGTTTGCCATGGGGGAGGCGACGGGGCGAACCTTTCGGCTGTTCTTGGACCGCCTGACCCAGAAACTCGACGCCGTGAAGGCCATCAAGGGACAGATCGTTGGCCCCTTGACGCTCTTGAGCGGCCTCACGGATCAGCACCGGCGCGCCCTGCTCTTTGACGACCGCCTTCGGGACATTGTGGTCAAGCATTTGGCCATGAAGGCCTTATGGCAGGTGCACCAGCTACGTCGGTGCGGTAAGCCCGTGATCCTTTTCCTGGATGAACCGGCGTTGGCGGGTTTTGGCACATCGGCCATGTTGACCGTCTCGGCGGACGACATCAAGAGCTTAATCACGCAGGTGGCGGAGCCATTGCGGCAGGCCGGAGCTTTGGTGGGCGTTCATGTGTGTGCCAACACGGACTGGGGCCTCATGTTTGAGTGCCCTCTGGACATTATTAATATGGATGCCTATCAATTTTTCGACCGTTTTGTTCTGTATCGCCAACAATGCCTTAAATTCCTAAACCAGGGCGGCATCGTGGCCTGGGGCATGGTGCCCACCTCGGAAGAGGCGCTCATCGACACGGTTTCGGCGGAATCTCTGGCCGAGCAGTGGAGAGACAACGTTCGGACCCTGTGCGGATCGGAGCTGTCGGAGGCATCGGTGTTGCGGCAAAGCTTGGTGACGCCGAGCTGCGGCTGCGGCACACTGAGCGAGCGGCATGCGGAGCAAGTGGCGGAGCTGACGCGGGATCTTTCACGAATCCTGCGGGGTTTGTGA
- a CDS encoding AbrB/MazE/SpoVT family DNA-binding domain-containing protein — protein MDVEYKNIDPKLIVNEIRNGRSLEAVQKLFGLRMKSEVQDLYLKGLMELGEIPQMGFGKSRAAEPAPNRHTRPVTQPRVREKFQERPEPEVITKPMVRRRPKQPEVQTPSVVIKTTNHRTIGQSGSITLNKALLIDQLGFSIGDSFEIYREDDRVVLRKLPEPVL, from the coding sequence ATGGATGTCGAGTACAAGAACATTGATCCAAAACTGATCGTCAATGAGATTCGAAACGGCCGCTCCTTGGAGGCGGTGCAGAAGCTCTTTGGACTTCGAATGAAAAGCGAGGTTCAAGACTTGTATCTCAAGGGCCTGATGGAATTGGGCGAAATTCCGCAGATGGGTTTTGGTAAGAGCCGTGCTGCGGAGCCTGCGCCGAACCGCCACACGCGACCTGTGACACAGCCCCGCGTTCGAGAAAAGTTTCAGGAACGACCGGAACCCGAAGTCATCACCAAGCCCATGGTTCGGCGACGTCCCAAGCAGCCGGAAGTTCAGACGCCATCCGTGGTCATTAAGACCACGAACCATCGCACCATTGGACAGAGCGGAAGCATTACGCTGAATAAGGCCCTCCTCATCGATCAACTGGGGTTTTCCATTGGGGATTCGTTTGAAATCTATCGGGAAGATGATCGCGTCGTTTTGCGCAAACT